In the Necator americanus strain Aroian chromosome X, whole genome shotgun sequence genome, GAtaaaattttccgaaattGTGCTAATTTTTGTGGAGCAGTGATTCGATGAGATTCAAAACAGAGCTCTTGTAGAATGTTTACAGCTTGTCgtcgaaaatactccatagtAATATCACATTTTAAAGTAGATTTCTAAACATAGATATGTTTACGTTTGGaaacaaaatcaataaaacctatccaacatttaatttttacaaattttttagCTGTCGAATGTGACATGGTCGAAGAATTCAGCGAAACTGAAGAGATTGCAGATCTCATCGATCCTATCGAGATATTCGTTGAACTCCGTGGTCGATCCGGAAAATAGGTATAGCAACCGCTTGAAGCTAGCAATAAATCGGATGTCCGCTGCCACAATGACTGAAATCCTGGTAGAATGTGACGCAGTGAGTTATAATCGTCACGTCGGATAAAATCCTTAAAGTTACCTCAATGAAATATGCAGTTCTTTCCGGATTTTTCATATATCCTCCACCAGTGCTTCTTCTAGTCGAATTACTAGATGAGAATGCGAGTAATTGTTGTGCAATACTTTCTACTGTTTTTTCGATTTCACAAGTATccctggaaatttctggataactGCGATTTAAGGAGACACCAAGGATAAGAATGTTCAGAGCTCTGTTTAATTACTGTAATATTCCACTCATCCTGGAGTCGAGAAAAGCATTACGTTAATTATAGTGAGTGAATTATATGAATAGAATGtgcaaacaacaaacaaaaagctAGAACTTCCATAGTTATCCAGAATGAGTCGGAGCTTGCGTAGAAAATTTCAGTTTTACAGACAAAAGTgctatttttcagatttttccttacttttttcattttttctttataatttcGTTTCTGTGTTACTCAAAAGTctatattatagaaaaatgagaaatggtTACGGATTCACTTCATGACATCATCCGAGAAATGAATTCGATCAAGTTGTACAAGGAAAACAGTGATGGTCCTGATAAGAATGCTATATTTAGCCTCAAAAAGGCAAACAATTTTAAAGTCTCCACAAATATTGGACACCATAACGTCAACATAGTATGGAATGATTGATTTTGTGGATCGAAGCCAGAcctataaatattaataattcaaaatagtAACTATACAGTAGAGAAAACCTCACAGTGTAGAGCAACACATTTACCTGGAACAGTTCCTCGCTCTTACTGGACTCATCACTCGAAATttgtttcagaagaaaattcagatCACTATATGATATAGATTTCCACAAAAGGCCTTCATCACTACTTGTGGAAGAAAGCACATCGCCATTTCCAAGAAGTATACATCTGAATATTTCTTCATGGACTACAGTATAGAAATAGTAGTTACGGGACCCAACCTATTACTGCCGAGGGTCCCATGGAGATGTAACGACAACGCATTCAAAACCGGCAGTGTGATTGAGAGTTCAGAATGGAAAAATATCACTTTGCGGATGTCTAGGGATGCTAAAAGTTGCGACAATAATAAATCCTTAGGAATCtgggaaaatatgaaattaattGATATAAATAAGCACAAATAAATCATAAGGTCGGAATAAATTTCCttgttaaataatttgatCCAAGAGAAACtcaataaaaaagcaaaaatgacagtaacaaaagcaaatcaggaaaaaaatgtgtaattttcaaggaaaaaaaagaaatccttcgtTGCtagatattttcattttttacttgTAATCActgaacaatttgaaaaaaaaaaccttcaaggACGTTGCCTAGGGAACTTTCTCTAGCACAACAGAACCAATGAACGCAATAAAATTAGTTCTTCCTGGTTTTTGATGAGTGAAAATGAGGAAACCTGCCTTTCACTTTAGTTTCGTCATGGATGCAATGGTTTTCAGAGagtgacttcaaaaaattccatccCAACGTCACCGACGAGGGATCCGTGTCAAGCAACTCGAGAAGAGGACCAACATTCACCTCCAGACCAAGTTCCACATAATCCATGAACTGATGTTGTACCTTTTCGCTGCAATTTGTAACCAAATAAGAAGTAACAGTAAGAATTTGAAGGCATCTCTTCGGATAATTGTAAAATCCTTACTTGTCACCGAGGCATATCAGTAAATAATTACTTCTGAGACGACGTAAAAGTATAGTGACCTGCTCAGAGGTCATAGAAAAGATTTTGTCAAGTTGAATAGACTTCTGGGATCGGCAAACAGTTATGATTGGAAGAAATAGACTTGCAATTTCATCATTTGCAACAATTAAAGTATCCTTGAGATCTCTGTCATCTCTGGAAATTGAGGTCCTTTCGTGAGTACACAACGACTCTGTGGATGAGTCAGTGTGTACGCCACTGGATGTGGAAGGTGTGTCGGATGAGAAGAGGATTTCTGAATGAAGTCGTTCCTGGAGGTAGTCGTCGAATCGTTCATCTCCACCGTATGTAATCACTTCGTTTTTATTTGTGACAAGGACATATCCAAACATCgtgggcagttttttttttcgtagagaactaaagaaaaatttttacaaattaatAAAGCATAGATATGTAAAGTACAAAAGAGATGACGATGTAGAGACAGACAAAGATAGAATAAAAAGCCCTAAAATGTCCTTCTTAATATTTTCCCATATAGATAGTTTATGAGGCAACAAATCCTCCTATTTCGACTCAATGTGTGGATCTACATAGTTGCCTCCTTTAAGGTTTTTTGGATTGGATCTCTGATAAAAAGTGCAGATTATTTCTGACAAATGTTATCTGCCAGCGTAAATAAATCAGAAATAGAACGGGAGGTGAACTAGTACGGTTACAATCGTCGAAAGCTGACAAGAAGACAGAAAATTTGGAAGCAATTAGAATCCTAGCGAACGATCCCTTAACGTCCTGAATCCTCGAAAGGATATCACATGGATTGCTTGGACTCTATTTTggttatggaaattttctatttaatgACTGTTCAAAGGGAACAATCCTAGACAAAAAAATACTGGAGATGGCCATTTTCATCCATCCCATTCGAAAAtagcaatttttcttgaagcaaaaaaaaaattaacaacatTATCAAGTTATTGCAACCATACCTTTTACGATTATTCCAGAACCAACCCCacgtagaaaaattttttacttcttgtaaaacttttcaaatttgacaAATCTTCCTCACTCGACTTCtgttcaaaaacaacaactgcGTTTTGATAAGGGGAAATAGTGGTGGAAAACAGTAGCAGTGGAGAATTCTGGATCTTCCCGACAAATAAGGGGGTGGAAGATTTGAAACCACCTTTGTTTAAGAGCAATTTAGTGCAGTGAACAGCGGTAAATGTCTATGTAGTTCTGAGTAGATgagtaaggaagaaaataattagttTGTATTATTTTACTGTAACGtttgaaaagatgaaggaaaaaatagaggagCGCCAAAATATACTTCATCTGAATCACATTTTTCATGTAGAAATTGCTCTCGTCCAAGTTAAGTGAAGGAACATTCAGAGAATTTTGGGAATTCTGCTACTATCGATGAAAATAATTTGGTATCTCCAAAAGAAAAGCATTACAGAGGATTTCTATAGCTATTTTAGgttgaaaagaagttttttatTAGTATTGCTTTAAGAGTACACGTATATAAGTGTTTTTCGTATGCTCgaatttttatattctttttgtttataaagtatttctaataaatattttgGTAATAAGGCCATAAAGAAAGCAAtttatgtttttgatttttagctAGTTGTCAGTGAAAAACTACAgcaataaaagagaaagtcaTAACgatgtcaaagaaaaaaaaggggtattaaaagagaagcaaagaacgagagggagagagaaaaaaaagattacgtATACGCAAAGCGTTACTACTTGCGCCTCGTACAACAGTAGTGAGAATCGTCCGGCGAGCCTTGATATGTGGCTGGGGGTAAGCACCTGATAAGGAAACCACATATCTTAAGGGTCATAAGACATTTGTTCCCTGTTTTTATGACGCTTATGACATAATCTCGTACGATCGTTAAATGCactctttcaaatttcaaacgtTAAAATATGgatctatgatttttttttcactcgtcAAATGAACATAAATCAaataactgagaaaaaaattaataaaagaaaattaaatatttcggaaataattgaatttcattagaaatatttattttatcattcaCAATCCATCACCTAGAACAAATTTCCCAATTTTCAAGTTGATAttagatgaaaaaataaataattcccatttataaaattaatttctctGTTCCCTCACGTTTATCAAGAACGGGGAATctaaaaaaaccattaaaataATGTAATCTCTAATACTTCATTGCGTTTCTCCAATCTTTCCATCAGTTTATTGATTATCCTTCATGGATTCACTTTGTCCCATCATCTTTGTTGGTGGTCTTCGATTGAACGGGTAGATCAAAAACATCAATCCGGCTATGTTATTTCATCGTTGATCTGTCTTCCTCTTCTGGATATCGACGTTTACATATTCCCAGTTACACTACTAATACCATGTTGTTAGAATAACTGGACAAAGGTTTATCAAAAACACcttccctcaaaaaaaaaaaaacaatcgtcGTCAATGAGAGTTGAGGGACCCTTACAAACATGagggaaaaaattacaattttttatattcattacTGCAACTTTGTGGAATCGTTCATAAAGTCGGTGGTACCATGAACCGATTCCATTAATCATACAACTTGGATATCTTTTTATCCAGCAACGCCTATCGATTACCTATCGAAGCAAGGGGGGCGAATTTTGATCTACTTGACTAGGTGATCCTGGTTGGTGGCCGAAATAGTGCTGAGTTCCGGTTGCCTGACTCTTCCCGCAGTCACTTTATTtaatacttattattattttatttattattattatttattgtttagaGACAACACATTTTTGAGATGCTCTTATCGTGCGAATGACCTGCCGTCCTTTCAGTTCCTGCACAAACATTCAATGATTTATTTGGAAAATGTCTGGTATTATTCGAAAAGTACGGATTGGTCAAACTGGAAGCTATTTCCCCTTTTTGATCGCGTGGATATGTCTGTTTACATCGATTACTTTCAGTATATTCCAGCACAAAAAGAGCGAGTAATCAATTGTGCATTGATTACCCATTCCTTTTGTCCTAGAACAAATTGAAATCCACGAAAATCTTAGTGTATGTGGTTTTTCCTCATTCTCAACTTTAtagaatgtgaaaaattcaaattttcacttttattttttgtgaacCGTGAGAGATAGCGAATAGAAACTACTGTAAATTTCGTTGTATTGGAATTCGTAGTGAGTAGAGTTTAAAATGAGGAGGAGAATAAGGTGAATTCCTTTGAAAAGCACAAAATATTACTACAGGAGGAAAAATTCCTGTGATTTCCgtaattttagaattttgctggctaaaataattttagatAGTGCTGGTGATCATGTGAGGCAAATGAGGTCTGGTAACTAACTGTTCACAGTACATTAAAATCCATGACTATTCTCAGGTAATTTAATAGGTAAACACGTGTTATCGCCACCCACAACTGAGTCCGATAAGGCCAGAAAACATCGTGACTTCACTTGGATGGACCGATACACAGTAGAAGTTGCAAACTAATAGATAATAAGAGGGTAATATGACCTCTTTACTGTTATAAATGATCAAAAATCTACCATAAAATTTCCAACGAATTTTCCGAAATCATATATGGTTGTAACTTTCTGTATCTTTACTCCCGAATAAAAATCGTGGAATTTTTTGGCGACGTTTTTCACTTATCCGACATAGTAAAGTATTCTAACTTTTACAAAACTGAACTATGTAATATCCGCTGGAACACTGAACTACGTAAACAACAAACGTAAACAGTTAATTAGAAATCCTCACCTTATATTTCACCCAACACTTAATTTacattatttcaaataaaaaaactttcaaataaaaaagtgaataccTCAAATACCTCGAATGGAAGTGAAAATACCTTGAATTAAGAGAACTAGAACCAGAAAACGAATCCTTGGGTGTCGTTAAAGAACCCCATATGGAAATTGGGAGAgcaagagagaaagagaaagagagagaaagaaaagaatagaatagaattaaaaatgaGGAGGGGAATAAGGTAAGTTCCTGTGAAACGCATGAAACCTTACtacaagaggaaaaatttgTATGATTTCcgtaattttataattttattgggTAAAATAACTTTTAATTGTATCAATGACtaaaagaaagtggaaaaccAGAATcgtaaaccaaaaaaaaaaaatcgtggaaCTACATGATATTCCAGTCATCACCAAAGATGAATTGATCCACTGTTATAGCTgaaggcgtttttttttgataacatCATCAACACTTATGAATTTGGTTTATTTAACATATAAAATCATTCAATTTGTGCATACTGTACAAAATATACAAAACTAATCCTGTGAACCTTGAAACATTGCTCGAAGTTCTGgtatttcaacttttttcgccaactttttcttcactatCCTTTCCCGGATCAGTATAAGTACGGAATTAGCGATAGCAAAAATAATGGCGCATGATCCGAAGACAATCGAGACGTAGAATGCGGCTCGGATACTCTGGTATTTCTGCGAGGCAGTCCCTGGAAATGGTGAATACGACCCTAATaaggttaagaaaaaaaggtggatTTCTCATTTACGGATAGT is a window encoding:
- a CDS encoding hypothetical protein (NECATOR_CHRX.G26276.T2), encoding MFGYVLVTNKNEVITYGGDERFDDYLQERLHSEILFSSDTPSTSSGVHTDSSTESLCTHERTSISRDDRDLKDTLIVANDEIASLFLPIITVCRSQKSIQLDKIFSMTSEQVTILLRRLRSNYLLICLGDNEKVQHQFMDYVELGLEVNVGPLLELLDTDPSSVTLGWNFLKSLSENHCIHDETKVKASLDIRKVIFFHSELSITLPVLNALSLHLHGTLGSNRCILLGNGDVLSSTSSDEGLLWKSISYSDLNFLLKQISSDESSKSEELFQVWLRSTKSIIPYYVDVMVSNICGDFKIVCLFEAKYSILIRTITVFLVQLDRIHFSDDVMKDTCEIEKTVESIAQQLLAFSSSNSTRRSTGGGYMKNPERTAYFIESLWQRTSDLLLASSGCYTYFPDRPRSSTNISIGSMRSAISSVSLNSSTMSHSTAKKFKSTLKCDITMEYFRRQAVNILQELCFESHRITAPQKLAQFRKILSRVIDTSDGSVWSDVQLAMTLEKRSTQLKEFLSPLSLGLDMVAYSVTIPAKSISVTYTPDWIRDEFESPLKCSPCSGFVDLMGRSGKRYNLFRTRTVEKRSDSWMNILKSFRTYLNGRSNTNEVGCDAYISDTLTFREILWTSEDSYKEALKPNMDIFKKWDF
- a CDS encoding hypothetical protein (NECATOR_CHRX.G26276.T1), which produces MFGYVLVTNKNEVITYGGDERFDDYLQERLHSEILFSSDTPSTSSGVHTDSSTESLCTHERTSISRDDRDLKDTLIVANDEIASLFLPIITVCRSQKSIQLDKIFSMTSEQVTILLRRLRSNYLLICLGDNEKVQHQFMDYVELGLEVNVGPLLELLDTDPSSVTLGWNFLKSLSENHCIHDETKVKASLDIRKVIFFHSELSITLPVLNALSLHLHGTLGSNRCILLGNGDVLSSTSSDEGLLWKSISYSDLNFLLKQISSDESSKSEELFQVWLRSTKSIIPYYVDVMVSNICGDFKIVCLFEAKYSILIRTITVFLVQLDRIHFSDDVMKDTCEIEKTVESIAQQLLAFSSSNSTRRSTGGGYMKNPERTAYFIESLWQRTSDLLLASSGCYTYFPDRPRSSTNISIGSMRSAISSVSLNSSTMSHSTAKKFKSTLKCDITMEYFRRQAVNILQELCFESHRITAPQKLAQFRKILSRVIDTSDGSVWSDVQLAMTLEKRSTQLKEFLSPLSLGLDMVAYSVTIPAKSISVTYTPDWIRDEFESPLKCSPCSGFVDLMGRSGKRYNLFRTRTVEKRSDSWMNILKSFRTYLNGRSNTNEVGCEYVFAVALFEEGINKELAEREILKLMEIVVAKMYSSFSFVC
- a CDS encoding hypothetical protein (NECATOR_CHRX.G26276.T3) encodes the protein MFGYVLVTNKNEVITYGGDERFDDYLQERLHSEILFSSDTPSTSSGVHTDSSTESLCTHERTSISRDDRDLKDTLIVANDEIASLFLPIITVCRSQKSIQLDKIFSMTSEQVTILLRRLRSNYLLICLGDNEKVQHQFMDYVELGLEVNVGPLLELLDTDPSSVTLGWNFLKSLSENHCIHDETKVKASLDIRKVIFFHSELSITLPVLNALSLHLHGTLGSNRCILLGNGDVLSSTSSDEGLLWKSISYSDLNFLLKQISSDESSKSEELFQVWLRSTKSIIPYYVDVMVSNICGDFKIVCLFEAKYSILIRTITVFLVQLDRIHFSDDVMKDTCEIEKTVESIAQQLLAFSSSNSTRRSTGGGYMKNPERTAYFIEDFSHCGSGHPIYC